The Cyclopterus lumpus isolate fCycLum1 chromosome 1, fCycLum1.pri, whole genome shotgun sequence sequence AGACagcaataaatcaataaaaacaaaaatgctgacgaaaaaaaaaatctgttcaaATCGGCCCAGGTGTCATTATTGGATGGCTTACCTACCCGCTTGCACCTTGCAGAGACTCTTCCGATACTTACATAATAGCGTGACACCCAATACCACTTCTACTAATATTATAACGCACTGCGGAAccacagccgtgtgtgtgtgtgtgtgtgtgtgtgtgtgtgtgtgtgtgtgtgtgtgtgtgtgtgtgtgtgtgtgtgtgtgtgtgtgtgtgcgttcatcACAACGTGTTGGGTGTGTTCTCACATGTGATACGCGGCGCTCCTCTCCCCAAACGCTTGCTCATGGGACCAGGATGCAAGCATAATGTGTTTTGGGGGAGTCGTATTGCAGGAAGGCCTAAAAATGGAGGGACTGGGATTTTCTAACGTTTATGTCGTCGTATAAACAAagtgatgtctgtgtgtgtgtgtcccctttatgtgtgaagtacaagtaccttttTGAAGAGCAAGGAGTCGTCCATGTGCTCGCCGTAGACGGAGGTGAGCCTGTACTGGTTCTCGGTGGTGATGTCAATCTGGTAGCCGGTCAGGACGTAGCAGACTGTGCGGAACTCCTGGATCTTCCTCTGAAACACCTCCTTCAGCCGCTGGTTCCTGAGCTCCGAGCTCTCCATCTGCTTACGTAAATCTGAGACACACATGTTTGGGAGAATACAGTCAGAGACAGTCTCAACAATAGGTCaataggtttgtgtgtgtgtgtgtgtgtgtgtgtgtgtgtgtgtgtgtacgactGGAACATCTGATCACGGCGTCGAACAGCTGGGACCAACTTCTATCCACACATTACACTCTCCAAAGCCAACGGCAGAGCCATCAACCATTTAAATGCCATTTTTTATTATCCCAGGCAGAAAACGTAGTTCAGTTCGGAGGCTTTCCACTTTTCAAAAGATCCCACATGCGATGAAAAGTGGACAAAGTGCTCGAAAATAATGTCCGTGAGCAATTTCCTCAATCTTGTTCCTGCTAGTTACAAAAACACGCAAAACGCTGCTGCATGTTGGCTTTTATGCTCATTTCTGCCAAAGTGGTACAAATGTAAAAGTATTAATGCAAGAGCATGTCATGAAAAACAGGGGGAGTGCACCAGGAAGAAAAGGGTGAAAAACGGGCAGATAAAAGGCTCATTTATTAAAcacaaaagcattttaaaatgtgaatttaCTTAGATAAGGATGAAGAAACTACCAGGGCTTTTTTTTACCCgtttatgacacacacacacacacacacacacacacacacgtcaccgATTCTCTTGTGTCGTGACAAACGCACACGTCCAAGCTCCTTCATTTCTTCTCTTCCTGCATCTTTTAATTTGTcataatcaaacaaacacataaatggCCACCAAGTATAAACTTAAAAGCGTCCGCCTGTGTGCCCGGCTGGTCTCCCTGGGCGACCGGGCTCCTCTCGAGTGTCAGTCAGCGTGCGTTGAATACCGTTTCAAGACTTCGGCATTGTGACACAACTGTCACGTGTGACAGCTATCAAACTGCCCCGAATATGGCTGTAACATCTCGAGTGACGGCAGGAGGTAGACGCCGTTTGAATTTACTGCAACATGCAGACAAATGCAGACACGAACGCTGGGAAATTAACACGTTATTGAAAACGCACACGTTCTAGTTCAAAGCTTTCGGGGTGTGAAGATTCTCTCACCAACTGTCAAGTTGCGAAAAATAGGGATTTCtgaataatttatttaaattaataaataatatatatatatatatatatatatatatatatatatatatatatatatatatatatatattaaaaaaaaaaataataataatatatattctcctttttttgccAACTAATTTTGCAGCCTGAACTTTGTTCTGAACTGCGTATCTGTAGGATGTAACGTGGGAAAATTAACTAAATCACTCAGCATGAAGACGGTGAAGCAGAGATGGGGTATAGCGGTAAAGGTAGTGGGAACTATGGCCGGGACAATGCAATGGTTCCCAACCTGGGGGGCCCGatccccattaaaaaaaaaaattcattatttcattaatttctGTGAGGGAAACAACCTTAAATTGTTGATTATTATTTAAGAGACAAACAGGATAAAAAGGCAAAGTGAAGACCTGAACACAAGCTACATTCACggatctttctctctctaaaaGGCTAAACGGCctcaaaaaacataaaacagacagataatatttaaatttaTCTGAACACTAAGAAATAATCTGCTAAAAATTCAGCCAATCGCTCGTTTTGCACAAACTACCCGCAGTGATTGTTTTCACCATTTGGGGTTAATTGTGCAGTTTATCAGTTGTCCTGTGCTGTTAATGTTATGcattgaattaaaaatgaaatgtacattAAATATATGACTTGGTCAGCGGCCGTCAGTTTACTCACTGATGGAAAAGTAGTCCCTCAAGGCAAAACGTTGGGAACCACTCAAGTTCCTGGCTACAGAACAGAAAATTTGTTACCGAGGCAAAATCTATGTAAAAGGCCTCCAGCAGAATGTGCTCAAAAGCAACATGTTCAATCATATTTTCACTTTCCGCTGCAAAGGAACCCCCCAGGATGCAGTGGGAAGAGAAAACAACCTTCATTCACATGCGTAAAAGGTAAGAATACTACTGAGGAACAGGTAGTGCAACAAGAAATGCAACAATGAGACAAATTAAAGAATAAGTCCTGTTGCTTTACTTGTTAAAAATGGAATGGGAGAGCATACTTCACTCTGAGGTCACTGGCAGCAGTTATACATAAACATCGCAGtctatttacattgtttttgggccgcattaaaacaaatctcatcTTCTTTAGAATATAAATGGACATTTCATTAGTGCAACACAGCAATTTCCAAACATTTAAGAGATACTGTTTATGGAGAATGTACGGAAAATAAGACATCCAACTGACTAAAACATCCACAATGCATTGTAGCACGTTTTCTGTTATTTAGAAGCgataataactttaaaaaaaaaaatcaatttgagaTCTCTAAAGTGACTTTCATGGTGAGCTTCTACAGGGTTTATAACTAAATGTCTCGTCACATGGAGCATATGAAGTCATACTTCGAATATTAAGAAATCTGTGCCAATCTCAAACTGAATAAATGTCATGTCTTTATCTTTGATTCCTTTTCAGACGTCCCTTTGCTTTGACCCCGGTGCCACGATAAGAACAGATATCACACATTAAGTCTTTATCATCTGCTAGAAGTTAAATGGAGCACCCCTGGTGAGAAACTCAATTATCAGTTTAGGGAGAAGaatgggcaaaaaaaaaattaaagaatgaCAGAAGAGATGagtgaaaggaaaaagaaaaaaggtgggAAAATGtaaagagaggagatgagagttGTGGAGAGGCGACGGAAGAAGGGGAGTGAATATCTGAGCGAGGGGGGGGAAGCAGAGCGCTCTGGTCCTCAGAAGAAGAATTAGCCAACAGACATCCGCCGACGGACCGCCCTGAACTccaattaaatatttaaccCCGTCGTAACTACACTTCCCCCATCTAACAGTCTGTCATACACCTCAGAGGACAAACGTCTGTTCCGAGTGGCCTTTGAATAGCAACGAAGCGACTCCCTTCTCAGCCAGTAGAGGGCGTCGGTGAACCGGTTCCATCCTCTCAATGACGCGTTACGATGTCCTCTGACCCGCAATTGTCCCCTCAACCGCCTTGGCGAGTCATCAAATAAGCGTTCAAAACATAAAGAACCGTTCCGAATACGACTCGTACTGAACGGAGCGGTTTCTATTGTGCATCGAAGAACTTTGAAGTACCCAATTACCGCTCGCACTGAGCCCTTCGTGAGTGTGTACAGTCTGGGTTTAAGCCTGCCACTGAGACCCCAATTTCAGCCCAGCTTGCTCCTCCCCTCCCGCTATGCGCACTAGTTTTGAAAGTGATCGCCTAAAgcaaaatgcaaacaaaacagaGTGTGTTTGTCCCCCTCCAGCAGGAGGAAGACATGTGGAGCCAGACTGTTCCTCAAGCCGACACTGAGCGGAGGAGAAAGGCCGGGCCCCAATCTCAGCTGTTTGCCACGATGCCAGAGTTGcgacttcgatacgataccgcGGCAGAAGCCTGAAACAAGTAATGGAATAATAGATGACAGAAGACGGAACTTCTCGACGTATATTTTGTGTCCTTTTCAAGGCGGTGGAGGGGAGTGAAAAGAAGCCGTAAAAACCACAGGAGTGAATCGTTGCACCGTACTGTGTGAATACTTTTTAATATCCAACCAGTGCTTGAGAAACTCTTAACTCAGTTCAAATCTCTCCACCTCAACACGCTGCTCACAACAGGTTGAATCCTTCCTGGAGCAAGTGAGAGCACAGCgccgctgcacacacacacacacacacacactcccaacgCTTGAAGTATCGGTGCAAATAAAGTGGGGGTATTGACCAGTTTTAACAGCAGGTACTTTGGTGATGGTCATTGCAAGCGAATGGGTCTATTTAGAACACGCGAGTCTGTAATTTGGCCCGTCGGTCTTACCCAGAACCTCCTTCGACGGCGGCAAGCTGAGGCCGAGGCCGGCGGCGTGCGCGCCGGCGTCGTCCTGCAGACGGACCGCGGCGCCTCCGTCCTGCAGCGAGCGCACGAGCTCCCGGAGACGCGCCACTTCCTCCCGAAGACCGTCGACGTCCTGGTGCCGCTGTTGCTTGGCGACGGCGGTTGGGTTCATTTTGAAGTGGAGAACTCGGGTTTTGACGGGATCGTAGTCtccctgagagagagaagagagagagagagagagaccagagttAGCTGCAAAGAGTggaatacttttttattttccaaagaTTTCTGAATGAAAGACAGAGTGACACtacaaaagtacaaatatttaaagagcagggtgcaaaaacaaaacctcgtaaagtcaaattaaatataacagCATTAGTTTTATTagtctaaatgtcccataggtgtgaatgtgagagtgaatggttgtatgtccctacatgtgccctcgatggactggcggcctgtccagggtgtcccctgccttcgccctatgtcagctgggataggctccagcgcccccgcgaccctaatgaggataagcggtattgaaaatggatggatggatggatggatagttttATGACTTTGAAAAGACATTCCCATTACCACACTGCTCTTTGAAGGGAATATTGTCAATTTGTGTCCAAAATTGCATTGTGCGTACACTTACTGCTGAAGCAGCGGGCCGTTTGAACTATTTTCTTCTTAAGTGCCATAATGTGGACGTTCCTTCCATGGCAGGAAACTCAGAACGGGTCTAAATCCTGTGTGTCAACAGAAGTGGTTTGTAAACGGCTACTTTCCCCATTTCAGTTTTCTAGCTTCACCCCTGACGGAAGGGGCCATGACTTTGGTACTTAAAATGCACAATTATTTGATTGATTTTGACAAAAATGTGAGAAAATTGTCAAGAAATGGGAGGATCAaagtcccccaaaaaaagtgtcTCGATTTGTTCgaccaactgtccaaaaatcAAAAGATAATCCATacacaattaaacaaaacaaggaggagaaaaagtgTCAAATCCCTGACGTGGAAGAAGCTGAAACCAGAGAGCGGAGTACAGATGTGATATGAGAGCGTGGACGTGGCGGAGAACCCTCGAACAGACTTTCACGATcggttataaaaaaaataaaatacaaattttaaaaagccGGGTAGACTTTTATAGAAACCGTCGGGAGAGTTGTACATGAATAACCGAGGAAGGAGATCAGAGGTGAAGTGGCTTCCGGGAAATCAATCCATGCATTCACAGTCAAAATGACTCAAGAAGACTCGTACAATTTGAAACTCGAGTCGAGTCGACTCGAGTGCTGCCGAAGAGGTTTCTGGATGGAATAAATGGCCCTTGTTCACATTCTCTTGGTTTTAAGTCTGACCTTTCTGGGTTGTGGGACAAAAACTGcggtaaaatatatatatttatagagaaATAATTACATTCTGCACGTTGCACAAAAGGTTATCTTTTGATTCGTACATTCACTTTTCAGAAGATGCAAGAACAACATCAGGAGAGCGGATGTGTGGCACAAAATGTGGCGCAAATGTTACCAAAATGTTCCAGAAAAATCgggcaaaagaaaatatttttgtttctaAACCCTGACTTTTCAAGCTCAGCTAAGCATAGatttatatttttgtgaaataatgTCTTGAAGCCTATAACCTACGATGTAAATGCACTTGCTGATGCTTTGCAAACATCTCCGCATCTCACAGGGTCATGCAGCAACGTATTGAACCACTTTGTGGCTCATGTTCAGTTATTCGGCGCATTGGATGAAGCGGCTCTGTTGTGTAGGAGACGGGTCAGCTGGAATTTTAAAAAGCAGGCTTATTTCCAACAAAAGATATTTATTTTCCGTGCAGCCTGCGACCGGTCCCGCCTTACCTAgcctgccaaaaaaaacaacaaaaaaaaacatcctctcTCCAGAGGCTACGGGAGCAAACAGTGGAGTTATGAGCATCACACCGACGACCCGCATTATTTCCCAGCGTGCTACTCTGAGCCGCGCGGACCGCGGCAGCAGAAAGCACCGATTTACTGCCCGGAGCATTTAATGTGCCGTTGTGTTTTAAGCCTGGAAACACACCGGCGAAGTGAAATGTACACATGTATAATAAATAAGcaattaaatatatagtttttagtAAATGTTTCATAATCACTGTactgaaactaaaaacactGGCAACAGGAGAGTTTTTCGGCTAATGTTTCGTTATATCTCGACGCCATTGTTATGTATTTTTACTACAGTCCAAAAATGTAACCATCAAAAACAGACTAATGGGAAAATTGCATAACACCCAATGAGAAGACACAGAATAAGAAGCGAAAGCAAAAatgggaatgttttttttctttttggctcCCCAGAACACATTATGTCCTTCTTTTCTGACTCGATAAGGTCTGGGTAAATGAGAAGAGTCCATCTTAGCTTAATGCCAATAAAaggagatgcacacacacacacacacacacacacacaatctcagcTCTTGATTACTGGCTAAATTAGATTCCGTGTGGCCCCGAGCGACTGCTGCCAAATAAAACTACGAGCGCGTGGGAGAGCacgaaggagaggaggagaaacggTGAAGCAGGACACCGAAAAACATAAAAGGAGGGTTAGGGTAACGCTGCCTACAGCGAAGAAGCAGCGTGGATgatgggaagaaagaaaaatgcctAGCACGCTAATAAATAACACtttgtataataaaaaaatataaaataaaaaaaagggacagagtGATTGAGCTTCACCAAAATGAGAATgcgtgtatttatttaaatttatatgtgtgtgtatgtatatgtatatatatatatatatatatatatatatatatatatatatatataaacattttcaactggactgcacacacacacacacacacgtcacagcCAGATAAAGTCAAGGCTTATTTGCTTCCTGCGCAAATCTTTTGAGGTTCTACATCTGTGTACGGAGGGTTTATTTCCAGGATGCCTCTGTATGGGTGCGTTGTGATAAACAGCCAGAGAGAAGTAGAAGAGAGAGCCAGATAGCGCGAGACAGATATGTAGATTAGAGCCGTAGACCCGGCAGGGAAAAGACCTCAAAACAGCAGCCAACAGCTACGTGCTgtcaaaaaaggagaaaaaactCCCGACAAACATACTTCCTTGAAATTAGGCCAAGCGAAAGAAAATTAGAATGATTTGGCCGTGGAATTCATACTTTACCGTTTGGTTTTTTTGGATGCCTGGACTGAGCCGCGGGGCAAAGTTTTAATTGACTGCTCAAGagcaataacaaaaaaaaaggaaaatgtatttctctttgGCATTAAAGCGAATCGCTTTCAGAGCGAGCCAAGAAATGGCATAATCTGTTTTTAATTGGTTGAACTCTCCTCGTGTATCACAATAAAAGTGAGAAAGGCCATCTCTTCCCATCTTCATTCATTTTACCTTCCGAGCAGCAAAagaaggggggaaaagaaaaaaaaaagaaaatcaggtgattgatcatcatcatccagtGAAATAGCAAACGTTAAATCTGAAAGTACAAACGGGGACACTCATTTATAAAATGCAGAAAGGTATCATTACCTTTCGCTTACAGCGATGCACTGCGTGTTTATAAATCATAATTTAGTTTACCGCCGCAACATCAGAAAAAAACGCCAAATTGTCTGAGTTTCAAATTGGATGTTAGCAAACTGCTTAATATTACAGTTGGcctattttgtgtgtgtgtgtgtatttacatgcatatatattcAGGCTGCTCTTCCACACGGTATTTACAGTGCAGCTAGGTGGAGAGCCCAAGGCTACATATCTCTTATTCAtagaacaacaataacaacacatctAATACCAGGAAGCAGAGTCCATTATCAAGGAGGCAGTGAGAGAAAGGTGACAGAGAAGTATGAGATCacaagaaagagagggagagtgtaAGAGGGACGTAGAGAGAGGGGGAACAATGTCTGTTTTTAACACCGCTGAACAAATCGCTCTGAAACAACCACTTATATACTAAATACTGCACCGACCACGGGGGACACAGGAGCCACTGATGGAACAGGTGACACACTAATggtaggggaggggggagcagaGTACTACCATCAGACaaataacaaagaaaagggTTCAACTGTAAACCCTGTGAACTGATGGAGTGAGAGGTGGAATTGGAAAGACAAACTTCTTCTTTTGAGGcacgtcatttaaaaaaaaatttaaaaaacacacatccgGCACACCTCTCCTTTCAAAAAGAACTAAACGGGGCCGTGCCGAAGTATTCATCCCATGTTGTTGCATTACAACCATTTGTTGTAAGGGACCCATACAGAATCGTCACATTTGGTAAAGTGAAATGACAAATAACTCTTaaaaacgtgcattctctctaccgaccaGCAGGGGGACGGCACTGCCCGGGTTGCAAAATAATTCCGATTGTATTGAAGTCGATGAGAAAATGAGCCTACACCTCACTTGATTTACTACCTCAGTAAAACATAGTGAacacgagtttatggtctcaatcactgAGATGTAGGATCCTACcccaataaaaaaatttaaaaaaaataaataaatatatatatatatatatatatatatatatatatatatatatatatatatatatttacagaccTGACCATCAACGTTTATTAAAaccaatattgttttttttttttaatgaagttatGAATAGAGATTGTTGGCAGCCAGGTCTGAAGAATTCATAGTAGTTAAAAACAAGTGTTTTCTACTCTGCCGTCTTAATGTCCATATTGTCTCGAGATAAAAGCCCCGGACACGATGGTGTCATCGTCCTCTTTGTTTGCAGTGCAGATGATCCATTCACTCACTTTCTGGGTACGGTCCCTTTTTTTCCGTAATAGAGTAGTAACAAAAATTACAGAAATGCAAGTAGTTTTTCTAATACTAGTGCTTACTATTATTAAACCTAGCGGCAACATATCGTCTTCACGGATATCTTGAAATAAATGGATCCAAAAGATTATGTGTTGTAAACAAACTACATTGGCggaaatctaaaataaataaaataaattattgttcTACCCCTCCTATAAATTGTACATAAAgatttttgtaaaaatgtacacGAATATCGTCATCCGTCTCCATATTCTGTCCACTTCATATCGGGAGCTCGCAAATATCAAACGTGCTTCACGCGGCGCACCTCGAGGAGTACGCTCCCGATAACGGCTGCTTGACAACAGTTTGAAGTCAATAAGAGAACAACCACCACAAGCACAAATCCCACTGTGGCGTTTTACGATATGGGCCGGGTGTGAACGTGGAGCAGCTGCGA is a genomic window containing:
- the mad1l1 gene encoding mitotic spindle assembly checkpoint protein MAD1 isoform X2 encodes the protein MNPTAVAKQQRHQDVDGLREEVARLRELVRSLQDGGAAVRLQDDAGAHAAGLGLSLPPSKEVLDLRKQMESSELRNQRLKEVFQRKIQEFRTVCYVLTGYQIDITTENQYRLTSVYGEHMDDSLLFKKGSNGSMQLMETEFSKTLGEMVALHLHHQKSMPAFLSAVTLDLFSRQTAI